One Paenibacillus sp. FSL W8-0186 genomic window carries:
- a CDS encoding YqcI/YcgG family protein: MLYDQALMNGLSLKEDGWKYDAYRQFALKLADTEYLFPCIPATIGFKRGQFRYGFASDPRTDEAAAELAGLLGSFGDESRSCGKYTSLILFFETPQELVQRCSVEEYREIFWRLLLKARELDNRDWPEHIPGDPYDPLWEYCFGQEQYFVYCATPAHRLRQSRHFPYFIMAITPRWVLVEFNASAEAAAHIKHKIRERITGYDAVGIHPDLNSYGNENNFEWKQYFLGDDSAPSASRCPFSDFRSNKT, from the coding sequence ATGCTTTACGATCAAGCTCTTATGAACGGGCTGTCGCTTAAAGAAGACGGCTGGAAATACGATGCTTATCGGCAGTTTGCGTTGAAGCTGGCCGATACGGAATATTTATTTCCTTGCATTCCGGCAACGATAGGCTTTAAACGGGGGCAATTCAGGTACGGATTCGCCAGCGATCCCCGCACGGACGAGGCTGCGGCAGAGCTGGCCGGACTGTTGGGGAGCTTCGGTGACGAATCGCGAAGCTGCGGGAAATACACATCGCTGATACTCTTTTTCGAGACGCCGCAGGAGCTGGTGCAGAGATGCAGCGTGGAGGAATACAGGGAAATCTTCTGGAGGCTGCTGCTCAAAGCGAGGGAGCTGGATAACCGGGACTGGCCAGAGCATATCCCTGGAGATCCCTATGATCCGCTCTGGGAATACTGCTTCGGCCAAGAGCAATATTTTGTGTACTGCGCCACTCCGGCCCATCGTCTGCGGCAAAGCCGGCATTTTCCTTATTTTATCATGGCGATCACGCCCCGCTGGGTGCTGGTGGAATTTAACGCGTCTGCCGAAGCTGCAGCCCATATCAAGCATAAAATCAGGGAGCGGATTACGGGATACGATGCAGTCGGCATTCATCCCGATTTGAACAGCTATGGAAACGAAAATAATTTTGAGTGGAAGCAGTATTTTCTCGGGGATGATTCGGCTCCATCAGCTTCACGCTGCCCTTTTTCCGATTTTCGCTCCAACAAAACTTGA
- a CDS encoding LysE family transporter, protein MSLFVSYILLGLSLAAPIGPINAAQMDRGIRGGFWNSWVLGLGSLCADFIFIGLVYFGTVHFLQVPFVKTFLWLFGSFVLLYSGWEGLRGAREIAEYRNARQESLYKSFGAGFFLSISNPLSIMFWLGIYGSILAKAAQTYGTKELVLYTSAVVMGLVIWDLTMAAMSSGFRRLLTPRLLTGISVLSGLSLIVFGFYFGWQACLELFG, encoded by the coding sequence ATGAGCTTGTTTGTAAGTTATATTTTGCTGGGACTGTCGCTGGCCGCGCCGATCGGTCCCATCAATGCCGCACAAATGGACCGGGGGATTCGCGGCGGTTTTTGGAATTCCTGGGTGCTGGGACTCGGATCTTTGTGCGCCGATTTTATATTTATCGGCCTTGTTTATTTCGGTACGGTTCACTTCCTGCAGGTTCCTTTCGTAAAAACCTTTCTTTGGCTGTTCGGCAGCTTCGTACTCCTGTACAGCGGCTGGGAGGGGCTGAGGGGAGCGAGAGAGATAGCGGAATATCGGAACGCCAGGCAGGAGTCCTTATATAAATCCTTTGGCGCAGGCTTCTTCCTGTCGATTTCCAATCCTTTGTCGATCATGTTCTGGCTGGGGATTTACGGCTCAATCTTGGCGAAGGCGGCTCAAACCTACGGCACGAAGGAGCTCGTCCTTTATACCTCTGCAGTCGTAATGGGCCTGGTGATTTGGGATTTGACCATGGCGGCCATGTCCAGCGGGTTTCGCCGGCTGCTGACTCCGCGTCTCTTAACGGGCATTTCCGTGCTCTCCGGGCTGTCGCTCATTGTCTTTGGCTTTTATTTCGGCTGGCAGGCCTGTCTTGAACTGTTCGGTTAA
- a CDS encoding glycosyl hydrolase family 65 protein: MPKIADKYLAVDPWKVVEEGFDAGRNRVSESIFSLGNEYMGVRGYPEEGYRGDTLLGSYFNGLFEESKVGAHYKGIIQSLRFMVNAVDWLYTRIMADGETFDMAVSAFSDFRRELDFRSGIYKRELVWHLTNGKRLKLTFERFVSMRISNLGCQRITFEPLNFSGTIRVIAGLDFAVLHEDQGRMYWEAVRRGEQNGNTAMLGRTVQTKNRLFSGFRLEATDVVEDAAATGATDCDGRFIGRELLLSLKQGQRTVMDKLTVNLAEKDVSRSDEEIWNDGLELALRCADLDYDAAAAQQREYWTQVWKTSDIVIDGDPENQQGIRFCIFQLYQTYHGDNPGFNIGAKGLTGEAYRGLAFWDTESYCLPFYIFNNPKAARSLLEFRYRSLPHAVERAKELDCEGAFYPIATIDGTESCDLWQHSNLQLHVGTAVAYGIRHYVSITGDTSFLYEKGAEMLIQICRFYAARGQYGQKTGEFGYFGVMGPDEFQLMVNNNCYINWMAKKLFEYTLEVIGAMREADFGTFAALAERLALTEDEQADWREKADRMKIPQDQETGIYEEHDGFFDMPHLDIHSIPVAEFPLYAHWSYDRLYRYDMIKQPDVLMFMFLYSSEFTRAAKRANYDYYEPRCIHESSLSPSIHSILAAEIGRPEEAYKFFEFATRLDLDNYNRNTREGLHTTSIAAAWMNIVYGFGGMRSDGEKLVFHPSIPDHWERYSFQVFYQGTRLMVEVNQEHAILRVADGPDVEILIYGRDYLVAAAGVKVGLEQAKAGEPG, from the coding sequence ATGCCAAAGATCGCGGACAAATATTTGGCGGTAGATCCGTGGAAGGTCGTGGAGGAAGGTTTTGATGCGGGGCGGAACCGGGTGTCGGAATCGATTTTTTCACTAGGCAACGAATATATGGGGGTCAGGGGGTATCCGGAAGAAGGGTACCGCGGGGACACACTGCTTGGGAGTTACTTTAACGGGCTGTTCGAAGAAAGCAAAGTGGGGGCGCATTACAAGGGGATCATCCAGTCGCTGCGCTTCATGGTCAACGCGGTGGATTGGCTCTATACGCGGATTATGGCGGACGGAGAGACCTTTGACATGGCGGTGAGCGCATTCTCGGACTTTCGGCGCGAGCTCGATTTCAGGAGCGGAATATATAAACGTGAATTGGTATGGCATTTGACTAACGGCAAAAGGCTTAAATTGACGTTCGAACGTTTTGTCAGCATGCGCATATCGAACCTGGGGTGTCAGCGCATTACCTTTGAGCCGCTGAATTTCTCCGGCACGATCCGGGTCATTGCGGGCCTGGACTTTGCCGTGCTGCACGAAGATCAGGGGCGCATGTACTGGGAGGCGGTGCGGCGAGGGGAACAGAATGGAAATACCGCCATGCTTGGCCGGACGGTACAGACGAAGAACCGACTGTTCTCCGGGTTTCGGCTGGAGGCGACCGATGTGGTGGAGGACGCGGCGGCAACGGGAGCAACGGATTGCGATGGGCGCTTTATCGGCCGGGAGCTGCTGCTTAGCTTGAAACAAGGCCAAAGGACGGTTATGGACAAGCTGACAGTAAATCTGGCGGAAAAAGACGTAAGCCGCTCGGACGAGGAAATATGGAACGACGGGCTGGAGCTGGCCCTGCGCTGCGCGGATCTCGACTATGATGCCGCGGCTGCGCAGCAGCGGGAGTATTGGACACAAGTATGGAAAACATCCGACATTGTCATTGACGGCGATCCGGAGAATCAGCAGGGTATCCGGTTTTGTATTTTTCAGCTGTACCAAACGTACCATGGCGATAATCCGGGCTTTAACATCGGGGCGAAGGGCCTGACAGGCGAAGCCTATCGCGGGCTTGCCTTCTGGGATACGGAGTCGTATTGCCTGCCTTTCTATATATTTAACAATCCAAAGGCGGCCCGCAGCTTGCTGGAATTCCGCTACAGGTCTCTGCCCCATGCCGTGGAAAGAGCGAAAGAGCTTGACTGCGAGGGGGCGTTCTATCCGATCGCGACGATCGATGGAACGGAGAGCTGTGATTTGTGGCAGCATTCCAACCTGCAGCTTCACGTCGGCACGGCGGTGGCTTATGGGATTCGGCATTATGTGAGCATTACGGGAGATACAAGCTTTTTATATGAAAAAGGCGCAGAAATGCTCATTCAGATTTGCCGGTTCTATGCCGCGCGCGGGCAATACGGGCAAAAGACGGGCGAGTTCGGCTATTTCGGCGTGATGGGGCCCGACGAGTTCCAACTGATGGTGAACAACAATTGCTATATTAACTGGATGGCTAAAAAACTGTTCGAATACACGCTGGAAGTGATCGGTGCAATGCGCGAGGCCGATTTCGGCACATTTGCTGCGCTGGCGGAGCGCCTGGCTTTGACGGAAGATGAACAGGCGGATTGGCGGGAAAAGGCCGATCGTATGAAAATTCCCCAAGATCAAGAGACGGGAATTTATGAGGAGCATGATGGGTTTTTCGATATGCCGCATCTGGATATTCATTCGATTCCGGTGGCGGAATTCCCGTTATACGCGCATTGGTCGTATGACCGGCTGTATCGCTACGATATGATCAAGCAGCCGGACGTGCTGATGTTCATGTTCCTGTACAGCAGCGAATTCACTCGCGCGGCCAAGCGCGCCAACTACGATTACTATGAGCCGAGATGCATTCACGAGTCCTCCCTGTCGCCGTCGATCCATTCCATCCTCGCCGCTGAGATCGGCCGGCCGGAGGAGGCTTATAAGTTCTTCGAGTTCGCGACACGGCTTGATCTGGACAATTACAACCGCAATACGCGGGAAGGGCTGCATACGACTTCGATTGCTGCAGCCTGGATGAACATCGTGTATGGCTTCGGGGGCATGCGCTCCGACGGGGAAAAGCTGGTGTTCCACCCGAGCATTCCGGATCACTGGGAACGGTACAGCTTCCAGGTGTTCTACCAGGGAACCAGACTGATGGTCGAAGTCAATCAGGAGCATGCGATTTTGCGCGTTGCCGATGGCCCTGACGTAGAGATCCTAATTTACGGCAGAGATTATCTCGTTGCAGCCGCTGGGGTAAAGGTCGGGTTGGAACAGGCCAAGGCGGGGGAGCCGGGATGA
- a CDS encoding glycosyl hydrolase family 65 protein yields the protein MSWIVQENGFDRRRITANGNKFMIGNGYMGYRGTLEEFGRAELTAVTLAGLYDRAGDQWREPVNAPNGMFTQIYCRGELLGLLASEGEPLEHIQELDMLHALHRRRTVYRMPGSADGGRVTVSMERFCSAKRLHLLAGRVSVQCSEDCELLIRTGIDGDVWDINGPHLAGLAGADAEGSLLLTGRTQELQVPVAVAEAWAWASAGETIAGGWRAIEAAVGAAGEMPAEMNELPLPWKTETKVGADFVFREIRLRCKAGETYTFHKFTAVFTGLDEGGDAGEAALKYSREAAALGYEALLKEHAESWERKWERSDVVIHGDGEAQAALRYSLYQLHIISPGHSEKLSIPARGLSGQVYKGAVFWDTEMFMLPFYLHTQPEIARNLLMYRVHTLDGARRKAAEYGYEGAFYAWESQETGDDACTLFNINDVFTGRPMRTYFRDKQVHISADVAYGIWQYYLFTGDGSLLLEGGAEVAWECARFYYSYAYFNPGRQRYEILDVTGPDEYHERVHNNAFTNAMVKKCLSIALEAMAYLQEKQPWQYEALLSGSTVKPEQLREMHDRLYVPHPAADSRLIEQFDRYYMLEDLPLAELQSRMLNPQEYLGGGNGLATTTQILKQADVVLLLHLFSEGYDRDTKRANWEYYEPRTEHGSSLSSCIYALVAADIGIPDWAYPYFMRTATIDLTGDSKQYVGDLYIGGTHPAANGGAWMAAVLGFAGLRFDGGTVRFKPSLPGEWQGVEFPLCLRNQSFRVQVAPSKVTVQAHADNVRGLQFQWGEQIGFAGPGETVSFTCESTSLS from the coding sequence ATGAGCTGGATTGTACAGGAAAACGGTTTTGATCGGCGGCGGATAACGGCGAACGGGAATAAATTCATGATTGGCAACGGTTATATGGGCTACCGGGGCACGCTGGAGGAATTTGGCCGGGCCGAGCTGACGGCAGTGACGCTCGCTGGCCTCTATGACCGGGCAGGAGATCAGTGGAGAGAGCCGGTCAACGCTCCGAACGGCATGTTCACCCAGATTTACTGCAGGGGGGAGCTTCTCGGCTTGTTGGCCAGCGAGGGAGAGCCGCTGGAGCATATCCAGGAGCTGGATATGCTCCATGCGTTGCATCGCCGCCGGACGGTGTACCGCATGCCAGGCTCGGCAGACGGTGGCCGGGTTACGGTGAGTATGGAGCGGTTCTGCAGCGCGAAGCGTCTGCATCTGCTCGCGGGCCGAGTCTCCGTGCAGTGCAGCGAGGATTGCGAGCTGTTGATCCGTACGGGCATAGATGGAGATGTATGGGATATCAATGGCCCTCATTTGGCCGGGCTGGCGGGTGCGGATGCAGAAGGCAGCCTGCTGCTCACCGGGCGGACGCAAGAACTGCAGGTGCCGGTCGCCGTAGCGGAGGCCTGGGCATGGGCCAGTGCTGGAGAAACAATAGCGGGGGGGTGGAGGGCAATTGAAGCAGCGGTTGGAGCGGCTGGGGAGATGCCGGCTGAGATGAATGAGTTGCCGTTGCCGTGGAAGACGGAAACGAAGGTGGGAGCAGACTTCGTCTTCCGTGAAATCCGGCTGCGCTGTAAGGCGGGGGAAACTTACACGTTCCATAAATTCACGGCCGTATTTACGGGTTTGGATGAGGGGGGCGATGCGGGGGAAGCTGCGCTGAAATACAGCCGGGAGGCCGCTGCACTCGGATACGAGGCTCTGCTGAAGGAGCATGCCGAGAGCTGGGAGCGGAAATGGGAGCGCTCGGACGTGGTCATTCATGGCGACGGGGAGGCCCAGGCTGCCTTGCGATACAGTCTGTACCAGCTGCATATTATCTCGCCGGGACATTCCGAGAAATTGTCCATCCCGGCCCGCGGCTTGTCGGGTCAGGTGTATAAAGGAGCGGTGTTCTGGGATACGGAGATGTTCATGCTGCCGTTCTACCTGCATACACAGCCGGAGATCGCGCGCAACCTGTTGATGTACCGGGTGCATACGCTGGACGGGGCACGGCGAAAAGCGGCCGAGTACGGCTACGAAGGCGCGTTTTATGCCTGGGAAAGCCAGGAGACGGGAGACGATGCCTGCACGCTGTTCAATATCAATGACGTGTTCACCGGCCGCCCGATGCGGACTTACTTCCGTGACAAGCAGGTTCACATCAGCGCGGATGTCGCTTACGGCATATGGCAGTACTATCTGTTTACCGGAGACGGCAGCCTTCTGCTCGAGGGGGGAGCCGAGGTTGCCTGGGAATGTGCGCGATTCTACTATTCTTACGCGTATTTCAACCCGGGGAGACAGCGCTATGAAATTCTCGATGTCACCGGTCCTGACGAATATCATGAACGGGTACACAACAACGCCTTTACCAATGCTATGGTCAAAAAGTGCCTGTCTATCGCGCTGGAGGCAATGGCTTATTTGCAGGAGAAGCAGCCCTGGCAATACGAAGCATTGTTGTCAGGCAGTACGGTCAAGCCTGAGCAGCTGCGGGAAATGCACGATCGCCTGTATGTTCCACATCCGGCTGCAGACAGCCGTCTCATTGAGCAGTTCGACAGATATTACATGCTGGAGGATTTGCCTCTTGCCGAACTGCAATCAAGAATGCTGAATCCGCAAGAGTATCTAGGCGGGGGAAATGGTCTGGCTACGACGACGCAAATTTTGAAGCAGGCTGACGTAGTGCTTCTGCTGCACCTGTTCAGTGAGGGCTATGACAGGGACACGAAGCGAGCTAACTGGGAATATTACGAGCCCCGTACCGAACACGGCTCGAGCCTGAGCTCCTGCATTTATGCCCTGGTTGCCGCAGATATCGGCATTCCCGACTGGGCCTACCCTTATTTTATGCGGACGGCTACGATCGATTTGACAGGGGACTCGAAGCAGTACGTTGGGGATTTGTATATTGGAGGCACGCATCCGGCGGCAAATGGGGGAGCTTGGATGGCAGCGGTGCTTGGCTTTGCGGGACTGCGCTTTGACGGCGGAACAGTGCGGTTCAAACCGTCCCTGCCGGGAGAATGGCAGGGGGTGGAATTTCCGCTGTGCCTGCGGAATCAATCTTTCCGGGTTCAAGTTGCTCCATCGAAGGTGACCGTCCAGGCGCATGCGGATAACGTTCGCGGCCTGCAATTTCAATGGGGGGAGCAAATCGGATTTGCCGGGCCAGGAGAGACGGTCAGCTTCACGTGTGAATCCACTTCCCTGAGCTGA
- the pgmB gene encoding beta-phosphoglucomutase, whose product MLNTMKGAIFDLDGVIVDTAKYHYLAWRALAKRLGFDFTEEDNERLKGVSRMESLRILLEIGGIEAGEVDRLEMAEMKNREYVSSISKLNPSEILPGAREYLELLRGRGVTIALGSASQNAAFILSRLGISELFDAVIDGTKVSQAKPDPEVFLAASEALGLRPSECVVFEDAAAGVQAGKAAGCKVVGIGSPDILHQADRVIAGLYELI is encoded by the coding sequence GTGCTGAACACGATGAAAGGCGCGATATTCGATCTGGACGGCGTGATCGTAGATACGGCGAAATATCATTACTTAGCCTGGCGAGCGCTGGCCAAGCGGCTCGGATTCGATTTTACGGAAGAAGACAATGAACGGCTTAAAGGAGTTAGCCGCATGGAGTCGCTGCGCATACTGCTTGAGATCGGAGGCATAGAGGCCGGGGAGGTGGATCGGCTGGAGATGGCAGAGATGAAAAACAGGGAGTACGTGAGCTCCATCTCCAAGCTCAATCCCTCCGAAATATTGCCGGGTGCGAGGGAATACCTGGAATTGCTGAGGGGAAGAGGCGTTACAATTGCATTAGGCTCAGCTAGCCAAAATGCAGCTTTTATATTGTCGCGGCTCGGTATCTCTGAGTTGTTCGACGCCGTGATCGACGGGACGAAAGTGTCGCAGGCGAAGCCTGATCCTGAGGTGTTTCTAGCAGCCAGCGAAGCGCTGGGGCTTAGGCCGTCCGAATGTGTTGTATTTGAGGATGCCGCTGCAGGCGTTCAGGCGGGAAAGGCGGCTGGCTGCAAGGTGGTAGGAATCGGCAGCCCCGATATTTTGCACCAGGCAGATCGCGTGATCGCTGGACTATATGAACTAATTTAA
- a CDS encoding histidine kinase, with product MKIRLKSPLYRMNVKRQLILLFLVAIIPFFVLNAYGNYRAGQILKQHVTNAYIELNKQNFKLISRDIEAINKVSSTVFQNALLQKLNPVSREETVLERVKNYENLEKVLASYSQDSDEREPLYYSLYVYDPDNTYSFAPFYPGPRKSGVYFFDDGEKPEWFDEAIGKKGRGYLRLVEHLSPPTRGQSSQKTLAYIRAINSIYTNGTIGVLVVTNLDARIGESLRTVSLPEGELFFTDGENRILAASTPGHEAVLSLPAEADSGEAMIGVTNVITDKFIYVINYNYVLQQKLVYKVPLQALLQQQNEIKQVIQLISIVYFAVGLFILLYFWRSLMTPLQRLVYFVRRYEPGNVVPETPRMKRNDEISVLIYTIYDMARRLNSLVHYKYAMDLKQKESQLQLLYQQINPHLLYNTLESIYWKSTLEGNTASAEMIKELSKLMKISLSRGRELITLEEELEHASAYIKLQQHRYEYQFHVGIDIPAELLPLAIPKITLQPLIENAIIHGVRHMGEDGEIWISASGDEEHLFIRIEDNGYKSVDYDRINRQLHKENPDPSFGYGIGNINQRIKLHFGASFGLSYAGRPGGGTRVTLHLPKSLQDREQQELGQDGKQK from the coding sequence GTGAAAATAAGACTAAAAAGTCCGCTCTACAGAATGAATGTGAAGCGGCAGCTTATTTTGCTGTTTCTGGTCGCAATCATTCCGTTTTTTGTCCTGAACGCTTATGGCAACTACCGGGCCGGGCAAATTTTGAAGCAGCATGTGACGAACGCCTACATCGAGCTGAACAAGCAAAATTTCAAGCTGATCAGCCGGGATATCGAAGCGATCAACAAGGTAAGCTCGACCGTATTCCAGAATGCGCTGCTGCAGAAATTGAATCCGGTTTCAAGGGAGGAGACGGTGCTGGAACGGGTAAAAAACTACGAAAATCTGGAGAAAGTTCTGGCCTCCTACTCCCAGGACAGTGACGAACGCGAACCGCTGTATTATTCGCTGTACGTTTACGACCCTGATAATACATACAGCTTCGCCCCCTTCTACCCGGGGCCTCGCAAATCAGGTGTATATTTTTTTGACGACGGAGAGAAGCCGGAATGGTTCGATGAGGCAATCGGGAAGAAGGGGCGCGGATATTTGCGGCTTGTGGAGCATTTGTCTCCGCCCACAAGGGGGCAGAGCAGCCAAAAAACACTGGCCTATATCCGGGCCATAAACAGTATTTACACAAATGGAACGATCGGCGTCCTGGTGGTGACGAACTTGGATGCCCGGATCGGCGAATCACTGCGGACGGTATCGCTGCCGGAGGGGGAACTCTTTTTTACCGATGGGGAGAACCGAATATTGGCGGCCAGCACACCTGGGCACGAGGCCGTGCTGAGCTTGCCTGCGGAGGCTGATTCCGGCGAGGCGATGATCGGGGTGACGAATGTCATTACCGACAAGTTTATTTATGTCATTAATTATAATTACGTTCTTCAGCAGAAGCTCGTATACAAGGTCCCCTTGCAGGCACTGCTCCAGCAGCAGAACGAGATCAAACAGGTGATCCAGCTGATTTCGATCGTTTATTTCGCGGTTGGCCTGTTTATTTTGCTGTATTTCTGGCGTTCACTAATGACGCCGCTGCAGCGGCTGGTGTATTTCGTAAGAAGATACGAACCCGGGAACGTTGTCCCGGAAACGCCGAGGATGAAGAGGAACGACGAGATCAGCGTGCTGATTTATACGATATACGACATGGCGCGGCGTCTAAATTCGCTAGTGCATTACAAATATGCGATGGACTTGAAGCAGAAGGAAAGCCAGCTGCAGCTGCTGTATCAGCAGATCAATCCGCATTTGCTGTACAACACGCTAGAGAGCATTTATTGGAAAAGCACGCTAGAGGGCAATACGGCCTCTGCCGAAATGATCAAGGAGCTATCCAAGCTGATGAAGATCAGCCTGAGCCGGGGCAGGGAGTTGATTACACTGGAGGAAGAGTTGGAGCATGCCTCGGCCTATATCAAGCTGCAGCAGCACCGGTACGAATATCAGTTTCACGTTGGCATCGATATTCCGGCGGAGCTGCTTCCGTTAGCCATTCCCAAAATTACGCTGCAGCCGCTTATCGAGAACGCAATCATCCACGGGGTGAGGCATATGGGAGAAGACGGCGAAATATGGATCAGCGCCTCCGGAGACGAGGAGCACCTGTTCATTCGCATTGAGGATAACGGCTATAAGTCTGTCGACTATGATAGGATCAATCGTCAGCTGCATAAAGAGAACCCTGACCCGTCGTTTGGTTATGGGATCGGCAATATTAATCAGCGCATCAAGCTGCACTTCGGAGCGTCTTTCGGATTGAGCTATGCCGGACGCCCGGGAGGCGGCACCAGGGTGACGCTGCATCTTCCGAAGTCACTCCAAGACCGGGAGCAGCAGGAATTGGGCCAAGATGGTAAGCAGAAGTAA
- a CDS encoding response regulator: protein MYNILLVDDEPLICKGLAGFLQESGLDLGLVHTAYSGQEALDCIRMEEIDLLVTDIQMGEMNGIELMQQAKLIKPWVQTIIISAHETFQYAQMALRLGAKDYLIKPLNSGQFLDAVRNALLKMDKPDPLIYNFLAPEAEHFQMEELEPEQCEGLKRLLAAPVPAAAGIAGDQAVVQQGELGLRGPYFAVMKMKLDLPVKDHDAYTARDHQLLEYAALNVAKELLYQEWNALSCFTAEREICLVLQWNEREYAELDVNKINQLEMIGRSLHHHVHKYLGVAAMVGVSQILKGAEFLSVLGQQADKAIQWGAGHGDYHVFYYGDFNWHNYAQDPSAEELTTQSNRIVESARLYIEANYHQKGLTIHEVAKKNHVSPNYLSYLFKKNTGHNLWEYVIKLRMEESKSLLLNTDLRRYEIAERVGYESPEHFSKIFKKYYGVSPSELKK, encoded by the coding sequence ATGTACAACATTTTGCTCGTTGACGATGAACCGTTGATTTGCAAAGGCTTGGCGGGGTTTCTGCAGGAATCCGGGCTAGATTTGGGCTTGGTGCATACCGCATACAGCGGCCAGGAGGCGCTTGATTGCATTCGCATGGAAGAGATTGATCTGCTCGTCACGGACATCCAAATGGGAGAAATGAACGGCATCGAGCTGATGCAGCAGGCCAAACTGATCAAGCCCTGGGTGCAGACGATCATTATTTCAGCCCATGAAACGTTTCAATATGCGCAGATGGCGCTTCGGCTGGGGGCGAAGGATTATCTGATCAAGCCGCTGAACAGCGGGCAATTTCTCGACGCGGTGCGGAACGCCCTGCTCAAAATGGATAAGCCGGACCCGCTGATTTATAACTTTTTGGCACCGGAGGCGGAGCATTTTCAAATGGAGGAGCTTGAGCCCGAGCAGTGCGAAGGACTGAAGCGATTGCTGGCTGCCCCTGTCCCTGCTGCGGCCGGCATCGCTGGGGATCAGGCCGTGGTGCAGCAAGGCGAGCTGGGGCTGCGGGGGCCTTATTTTGCCGTGATGAAAATGAAGCTGGATTTGCCAGTCAAAGATCATGACGCTTATACTGCCCGGGATCACCAACTGCTCGAATATGCGGCTCTAAATGTGGCCAAGGAGCTGCTCTACCAGGAATGGAATGCGCTGTCCTGCTTCACCGCAGAACGGGAAATCTGTCTGGTGCTCCAATGGAACGAGCGGGAATACGCCGAACTGGACGTCAACAAAATCAATCAGCTCGAGATGATTGGCCGCAGCCTGCACCATCATGTTCACAAATATTTGGGCGTGGCCGCTATGGTAGGTGTCAGCCAAATTCTGAAGGGAGCGGAGTTCCTGTCCGTACTCGGGCAGCAGGCCGATAAAGCGATACAGTGGGGCGCCGGACATGGGGATTATCATGTGTTCTATTACGGCGATTTTAATTGGCATAACTACGCGCAAGACCCCTCTGCCGAGGAACTGACGACGCAAAGCAACCGGATCGTTGAAAGCGCCAGACTCTACATTGAAGCGAACTACCATCAGAAAGGGCTGACCATCCATGAAGTCGCTAAGAAAAACCATGTCAGTCCCAATTATCTCAGCTATCTATTCAAAAAGAACACCGGCCACAATTTGTGGGAATACGTGATCAAGCTGCGCATGGAGGAGAGCAAATCCCTCCTTCTGAATACCGACCTCCGCCGCTACGAAATCGCAGAACGCGTTGGCTACGAATCGCCGGAGCATTTCAGTAAAATCTTCAAAAAATACTACGGTGTCAGCCCAAGCGAGCTGAAGAAGTAA
- a CDS encoding sugar ABC transporter permease codes for MWGYLFLVPAIAVFIVFLWVPIGKGIVYSFYNIDFVKGNTFVGFDNYIKIFNNPDVLLSVRNTLYFMLLTLVIGFWVPIAASIAISELRFFQGFARIAAYLPFVVPGVVLYGMWRWMYDPVGPINALLGWFGAEPISFISDGSWSMVSLVVMETWQQFGSAMLIYLAGVLSIPKDWYEAAEIDGAGVWSRIKYITLPSMRNLIVLMLILQLIGTSQAYQSQLAMLDGGPNKATLTYALLTVKYAFTQLDYGAGTALGVLMFLVLSVLGIMQYKLNREDY; via the coding sequence ATGTGGGGGTATTTGTTTCTCGTCCCGGCGATAGCGGTATTTATCGTTTTTTTGTGGGTGCCGATCGGAAAAGGCATCGTGTACAGCTTCTATAATATCGATTTCGTGAAAGGGAACACCTTTGTCGGCTTCGACAACTATATCAAAATATTCAACAATCCCGATGTGCTCCTATCGGTTCGCAACACACTTTATTTCATGTTGTTAACTTTGGTGATTGGCTTCTGGGTGCCGATTGCCGCCTCGATCGCCATATCCGAGCTCCGGTTCTTCCAAGGGTTTGCGCGGATCGCTGCTTATTTGCCATTCGTCGTGCCTGGTGTCGTGCTGTATGGGATGTGGAGATGGATGTATGATCCGGTCGGTCCGATCAATGCGCTGCTGGGCTGGTTTGGAGCGGAGCCGATTTCGTTTATTTCCGATGGCAGCTGGTCCATGGTGTCGCTGGTCGTCATGGAGACCTGGCAGCAGTTCGGATCGGCGATGCTGATTTATTTGGCTGGGGTGCTGAGTATTCCAAAGGACTGGTACGAAGCGGCGGAAATCGATGGGGCCGGCGTCTGGAGCCGGATAAAATACATTACGCTGCCCTCGATGCGGAATTTGATCGTATTGATGCTGATTTTGCAGCTCATCGGCACCTCCCAGGCCTATCAATCGCAGCTGGCCATGCTGGACGGCGGGCCGAACAAGGCGACGCTGACCTATGCGCTGCTTACAGTGAAATACGCCTTCACGCAGCTTGATTACGGGGCGGGAACCGCGCTGGGCGTGCTGATGTTCCTGGTGCTGAGCGTGCTCGGCATCATGCAATACAAGCTGAACAGGGAGGATTATTAG